A single window of Kiloniellales bacterium DNA harbors:
- a CDS encoding EI24 domain-containing protein, translating to MRRVAAARTRARPCDFSVLARRPTAGYIRHAMFAALSKAFAQLSDPAFRGVMLRGLVFSAILFIIVWILAWWGLTWAESALSDWLASDSWLADVVSWLFAAAGIAGVLIASFLLFPAVTTIMVSFLLDDIAEAVERRHYPGLPPAREPPLVESLRGALGFAGVTILLNLLALPFYLVLMLLPPANLFVFYLLNGYLLGREYYELVSIRRMESRDSTRLRRQFRGKVFLAGVVIAFLLSLPIINLITPIVATGFMVHLFETMRQRGAAST from the coding sequence ATGCGGCGTGTCGCGGCGGCAAGGACCCGCGCGCGGCCGTGCGACTTCTCCGTTCTTGCCCGGCGGCCGACCGCGGGCTACATCAGGCACGCCATGTTCGCCGCCCTCAGCAAAGCCTTCGCCCAGCTTTCCGACCCGGCCTTCCGCGGCGTCATGCTGCGCGGCCTCGTCTTCTCCGCCATCCTCTTCATCATCGTCTGGATCCTCGCCTGGTGGGGCCTGACCTGGGCAGAGTCCGCGCTGTCCGACTGGCTGGCCAGCGACTCCTGGCTGGCCGACGTGGTCAGCTGGCTGTTCGCCGCGGCCGGGATCGCCGGCGTGCTAATCGCCAGCTTTCTTCTATTCCCGGCGGTCACCACGATCATGGTGAGCTTCCTGCTCGACGACATCGCGGAAGCGGTCGAGCGCCGGCACTATCCAGGCCTGCCGCCAGCCCGGGAACCACCTCTGGTGGAGAGTCTGCGCGGCGCCCTGGGCTTCGCCGGCGTGACGATCCTGCTCAACCTGCTGGCCCTGCCGTTCTACCTCGTGCTGATGCTGCTGCCGCCAGCTAATCTTTTTGTATTCTATCTGCTCAACGGCTATCTTCTCGGTCGGGAGTACTACGAGCTGGTGTCGATACGGCGAATGGAGTCGCGGGACTCCACGAGGTTGCGCCGGCAGTTTCGCGGAAAGGTTTTTCTTGCGGGGGTTGTTATCGCCTTTCTTCTGAGCCTGCCGATCATCAATCTGATCACGCCGATCGTCGCGACCGGTTTCATGGTGCACCTCTTCGAGACCATGCGGCAGCGGGGCGCGGCGTCGACATGA
- a CDS encoding polymer-forming cytoskeletal protein has protein sequence MRPSSGKTGAASGQATGTDRSSARTKAVSPAPYDAPRRVSDYALPGSRGEFSQGRPTESRKLVVGRDIALAGEIKSCELLVVEGLVEADLKGCRLLQIGETGVFKGSAEVAQAEISGRFEGDLTVTDRLFLRATGHIVGTLGYNEMEVERGGKMSGSIDELTEAPGRAKARRTAPGQAEAAPAPREEVRPEAARQEPAPQEQRTATARPEPARQSPPREPAQRTQARAEPAEAEAPRKSAV, from the coding sequence ATGCGACCCTCCTCCGGCAAGACCGGCGCGGCCTCGGGACAGGCAACGGGGACCGACCGGTCCTCGGCCCGTACGAAGGCCGTGTCGCCGGCGCCCTACGATGCGCCGCGGCGCGTCTCCGACTACGCGCTACCCGGTTCCCGCGGCGAGTTCTCGCAAGGCCGGCCCACCGAGAGCCGAAAGCTCGTCGTCGGGCGGGACATCGCTCTGGCCGGCGAGATCAAGTCCTGCGAGTTGCTGGTCGTCGAAGGCCTGGTCGAAGCCGACCTCAAGGGCTGCCGCCTGCTTCAGATCGGCGAGACCGGCGTGTTCAAAGGCTCGGCCGAGGTCGCCCAGGCCGAGATCAGCGGCCGCTTCGAGGGCGATCTGACCGTCACGGACCGCCTCTTCCTGCGCGCCACGGGGCACATCGTCGGCACCCTGGGCTACAACGAGATGGAGGTCGAGCGGGGCGGCAAGATGTCCGGCTCGATCGACGAACTGACCGAGGCGCCGGGCCGCGCGAAGGCGCGCCGAACCGCGCCGGGCCAGGCCGAAGCAGCGCCTGCCCCGCGCGAAGAGGTCCGGCCGGAGGCGGCGCGTCAGGAACCGGCGCCCCAGGAGCAGCGGACGGCGACGGCGCGGCCCGAGCCGGCGCGTCAGAGTCCTCCGCGGGAGCCGGCGCAACGCACGCAGGCCCGGGCGGAACCCGCCGAAGCCGAGGCGCCGCGGAAGAGCGCCGTCTAG
- a CDS encoding DUF389 domain-containing protein, with protein MSRSSTQVRRLWVPLKRTAWRFTAGWRPYLEDHVPAEDLTFLMYKNAIPSLGFFLMLGLSGTIATLGLFADSAPAIIGAMIIAPLMAPIVSAAFGIACADRKLIVLSMLTVVAGSLVVVAIAYLGVEFFGVRIAGSEILARTSPSYLDFGVALAAGCAGAFAQTRPSIANSIAGVAIAVALVPPLAVTGIGLSLGSKATTETGLSLSEFGLYSGGADIAAGAFLLFIANFIGILLVAALVFVAQRYGNWQKALLLVVGIAIGSFMLMPALGGALHEIYVENRVVRLFVKGASQDADAFSNMAMAKIDRIHVSYRVGVLYVTIDMFASRENLEDAQARLDEFRRIVEQDIGEPVVIEVDVVPIEILQFRSAPSLPE; from the coding sequence ATGAGCAGATCGAGCACGCAGGTCCGTCGGCTCTGGGTGCCCCTGAAGCGCACGGCGTGGCGCTTCACGGCGGGCTGGCGGCCCTACCTCGAGGATCACGTCCCGGCCGAAGACCTCACGTTCTTGATGTACAAGAACGCGATCCCGTCGCTCGGCTTCTTCCTGATGCTCGGGCTCAGCGGGACCATCGCAACCCTCGGGCTCTTCGCGGACAGCGCGCCCGCGATCATCGGCGCGATGATCATCGCGCCGCTGATGGCCCCGATCGTCAGCGCCGCCTTCGGGATCGCCTGCGCCGACCGGAAACTCATCGTCCTCTCGATGCTGACCGTGGTCGCCGGTTCCCTGGTCGTGGTCGCGATCGCCTATCTCGGCGTGGAGTTCTTCGGGGTGCGGATCGCCGGCTCCGAGATTCTCGCCCGAACCTCGCCGTCCTACCTGGACTTCGGCGTCGCCCTCGCGGCGGGCTGTGCCGGCGCTTTCGCCCAGACCCGCCCGAGCATCGCCAACTCGATCGCCGGCGTCGCGATCGCGGTCGCTCTGGTGCCGCCCCTGGCGGTGACCGGCATCGGGCTCTCCCTCGGGAGCAAGGCGACCACCGAGACCGGGCTCTCGTTGAGCGAGTTCGGCCTCTACTCGGGCGGCGCCGACATCGCGGCCGGCGCCTTCCTGCTGTTCATCGCCAACTTCATCGGCATCCTGCTGGTGGCGGCCCTGGTCTTCGTCGCCCAGAGATACGGCAACTGGCAGAAGGCGCTTCTGCTGGTCGTCGGCATCGCCATCGGCTCCTTCATGCTCATGCCGGCGCTCGGCGGCGCGCTGCACGAAATCTACGTGGAGAACCGGGTCGTGCGCCTCTTCGTCAAGGGCGCGAGCCAAGACGCCGACGCCTTCTCCAATATGGCGATGGCGAAGATCGATCGGATCCACGTCTCCTACCGGGTCGGCGTCCTCTACGTGACGATCGACATGTTCGCGAGTCGGGAGAACCTGGAAGACGCGCAGGCGCGGCTCGACGAGTTCCGCCGGATCGTCGAGCAGGACATCGGCGAGCCCGTGGTCATCGAAGTGGACGTGGTGCCGATCGAGATCCTGCAGTTCCGCTCGGCGCCGTCGTTGCCCGAGTGA
- a CDS encoding DUF2244 domain-containing protein, with protein MTEVDAEKEAAPVYFDVLMTPHRSLPPQGFVILMAAVGLISFGAGLVFFLVGAWPVIGFLGIDVLLIYMAFRFNYRQARMYESLHLTADCLEVRRVDHRGREASWEFQPTWLQVMIEEPPRLNSPLTLRSHGRSLVIGAFLTPDEKLELAQALRSALVEARAPAV; from the coding sequence ATGACCGAAGTTGACGCCGAGAAAGAGGCCGCGCCCGTCTATTTCGACGTGCTGATGACGCCGCACCGCAGCCTGCCGCCCCAGGGTTTCGTGATTCTGATGGCCGCGGTTGGCCTGATCAGCTTCGGCGCCGGCCTGGTGTTCTTCCTGGTCGGCGCCTGGCCGGTGATCGGCTTCCTCGGCATCGACGTGCTGCTGATCTACATGGCCTTCCGGTTCAACTACCGCCAGGCCCGCATGTACGAGTCCCTGCACCTCACGGCGGACTGCCTCGAGGTGCGCCGGGTCGACCACCGGGGCCGGGAAGCCAGCTGGGAGTTCCAGCCGACCTGGCTGCAGGTGATGATCGAAGAGCCGCCCCGGCTGAACAGCCCGCTGACCCTCCGGTCCCACGGCCGCAGCCTGGTGATCGGCGCCTTCCTGACGCCGGACGAGAAGCTCGAGCTGGCCCAGGCCCTGCGCAGCGCCCTGGTCGAGGCGAGGGCGCCGGCGGTCTGA
- the dapB gene encoding 4-hydroxy-tetrahydrodipicolinate reductase yields the protein MEIGIVGCAGHMGRMLLRSVLETDGAALAGGTEAAGSPALGQDLGLLAGLSATGTTVGEDPSDLFARATAVIDFTAPTATRRHADIAAETKTALVIGTTGMSAEDGKAIATAAERTPVVWAANMSLGVTLLTELVRRVAASLDPDYDIEVVEMHHRRKVDAPSGTALALGRAAAEGRGVDLEAVGQRVRDGQTGPRRRGDIGFAALRGGDVVGDHTVIFAAEGERLELTHKASSRAIYARGAVTAARWAVGQPPGLYSMKDVLGLS from the coding sequence ATCGAGATCGGCATCGTCGGCTGCGCCGGGCACATGGGGCGGATGCTGCTTCGTTCCGTCCTCGAAACGGATGGCGCGGCGCTGGCCGGCGGCACCGAGGCGGCGGGCTCGCCCGCCCTCGGCCAGGACCTGGGCCTGCTGGCCGGTCTTTCCGCAACCGGAACGACCGTCGGCGAGGACCCGTCCGATCTTTTCGCCCGCGCAACGGCCGTGATCGACTTCACGGCGCCGACCGCCACCCGGCGCCACGCCGATATCGCGGCCGAAACAAAGACGGCGCTGGTGATCGGCACCACCGGAATGAGCGCCGAGGACGGCAAGGCGATCGCCACGGCGGCGGAACGAACGCCGGTCGTCTGGGCCGCCAACATGAGCCTCGGGGTCACTCTGCTGACCGAGCTGGTTCGCAGGGTCGCGGCCAGCCTCGACCCCGACTACGACATCGAGGTGGTCGAGATGCACCACCGGCGCAAGGTCGACGCGCCCTCGGGCACTGCGCTGGCGCTCGGCCGGGCCGCGGCCGAGGGCCGCGGCGTCGACCTGGAGGCGGTCGGCCAGCGGGTCCGCGACGGCCAGACCGGCCCCCGTCGGCGCGGCGACATCGGCTTCGCGGCGCTGCGTGGCGGCGACGTGGTCGGCGACCACACGGTGATCTTCGCGGCCGAGGGCGAGCGCCTGGAGCTGACCCATAAGGCCTCGAGCCGCGCGATCTACGCGCGCGGGGCGGTGACGGCGGCGCGCTGGGCCGTCGGCCAGCCGCCGGGGCTCTACTCAATGAAGGACGTCCTCGGCCTGTCCTAA
- a CDS encoding DUF6434 domain-containing protein yields MEAAAPAAKGKRRKPGFDWHRDPITRQTPVTESYRNTQNVRRFLQSVCGEDFAFDRAFMRWVKNGKDKTMGEVADEWLRRQTRAESR; encoded by the coding sequence CTGGAGGCCGCGGCGCCCGCCGCGAAGGGCAAGAGGCGGAAGCCCGGCTTCGACTGGCACCGCGATCCGATCACGCGGCAGACACCGGTCACCGAGAGCTACAGGAACACCCAGAACGTCCGCCGTTTTCTCCAGTCGGTCTGCGGCGAGGACTTCGCCTTCGACCGCGCCTTCATGCGCTGGGTCAAGAACGGCAAGGACAAGACCATGGGCGAGGTCGCCGACGAGTGGCTGAGGCGTCAGACGCGGGCGGAAAGCCGCTGA
- a CDS encoding adenosine kinase encodes MNDRAADVVGIGNAIVDVLSQADDALLEAQGLPKGAMTLIDGPRAEALYGAMGPAREISGGSAANTMAGLASLGGQAAFIGKVRNDQLGGIFGHDIRAAGVAFDTPAATEGAPTARCLIFVTPDAQRTMGTFLGASVGLGPEDIDEETVAGAKVTYLEGYLWDPPRAKEAFVKAAEVAHEAGRKVALTLSDPFCVDRHRDEFRDLVDGHIDLLFANEQEIASLYKVGSFDEALAALRGRCELAVLTRSEKGAVVLQGDHIESVSADAVDHLVDTTGAGDLFASGFLFGFVRGKPVGDCARLGALAAAEVISHFGARPERPLAELVVERGL; translated from the coding sequence ATGAACGACCGCGCCGCCGACGTCGTCGGGATCGGGAACGCCATCGTCGACGTCCTGAGCCAGGCCGATGACGCGCTGCTCGAAGCGCAGGGCCTGCCCAAGGGCGCCATGACCCTGATCGACGGACCGCGCGCCGAGGCGCTCTACGGCGCCATGGGCCCGGCCCGGGAGATCTCCGGCGGCTCGGCGGCCAACACCATGGCCGGTCTGGCCTCGCTGGGCGGGCAGGCGGCCTTCATCGGCAAGGTTCGAAACGACCAGCTGGGCGGGATCTTCGGCCACGACATCCGCGCCGCCGGCGTCGCCTTCGACACGCCGGCCGCCACCGAGGGCGCGCCGACCGCGCGTTGCCTGATCTTCGTGACGCCCGACGCCCAGCGGACCATGGGCACCTTCCTGGGCGCCAGCGTCGGGCTGGGCCCCGAGGACATCGACGAGGAGACCGTGGCGGGCGCCAAGGTGACCTACCTGGAGGGCTATCTCTGGGACCCGCCCCGGGCCAAGGAGGCCTTCGTCAAGGCCGCCGAGGTGGCCCACGAGGCCGGCCGAAAGGTCGCCCTCACCCTGTCGGACCCCTTCTGCGTCGACCGCCACCGCGACGAGTTCCGCGACCTGGTCGACGGCCATATCGACCTGCTGTTCGCCAACGAGCAGGAGATCGCCTCGCTCTACAAGGTGGGCAGCTTCGACGAGGCGCTGGCGGCGCTGCGCGGCCGCTGCGAGCTGGCGGTCCTGACCCGCAGCGAGAAGGGCGCCGTGGTTCTGCAGGGCGACCACATCGAGTCCGTGTCGGCGGACGCGGTCGACCATCTGGTCGACACCACGGGCGCCGGCGACCTCTTCGCCAGCGGCTTCCTGTTCGGCTTCGTCAGGGGCAAGCCGGTCGGCGACTGCGCCCGCCTCGGCGCCCTGGCCGCCGCCGAGGTGATCTCCCACTTCGGCGCACGGCCCGAGCGTCCTCTGGCCGAGCTGGTGGTCGAGCGCGGCCTCTAA
- a CDS encoding NAD(P)H-dependent oxidoreductase, with translation MKAHIVLAHPEPKSFNGHLAGVTGRVLGAAGYEASLSDLYAMDFDPREGPRHYGTRKDAAVFHTQTEQRFSADKESLPADVNAEIDRLVGCDLLVVHFPLWWFGMPAILKGWIDRVFVYGRMYRSTMRYDAGICAGKRMIACVTTGATEDNCAHDGREGDTRLHLWPILFCFRYLGFQVLEPEIFHGVGGVAFIEGKEGGLSTLEAYTERWAAALETLSSRPLVPYNRDRDFGENKRLVPGAPVYSPFIRH, from the coding sequence ATGAAGGCGCACATCGTTCTGGCTCACCCGGAGCCGAAGTCCTTTAACGGACACCTGGCGGGCGTCACCGGGCGCGTGCTCGGGGCCGCCGGATACGAAGCCTCGCTGTCCGATCTCTACGCCATGGACTTCGACCCGCGCGAGGGGCCGCGGCACTACGGCACCCGCAAGGACGCGGCGGTGTTTCACACCCAGACCGAGCAGCGTTTCAGCGCGGACAAGGAAAGCCTGCCCGCGGACGTGAACGCGGAAATAGATCGCTTGGTCGGGTGCGATCTTCTGGTCGTGCACTTTCCGCTCTGGTGGTTCGGCATGCCGGCGATTCTCAAGGGCTGGATCGACCGGGTCTTCGTCTATGGCCGCATGTATCGCAGCACCATGCGGTACGACGCCGGCATCTGCGCCGGAAAGAGAATGATCGCCTGCGTCACCACCGGCGCGACGGAAGACAACTGCGCTCACGACGGCCGGGAGGGCGACACCCGCCTGCATCTCTGGCCGATCCTCTTCTGCTTCCGCTATCTGGGCTTCCAGGTCCTCGAGCCCGAGATCTTCCACGGCGTGGGCGGCGTCGCCTTCATCGAAGGCAAGGAAGGCGGCCTCAGCACCCTGGAGGCCTACACAGAACGCTGGGCGGCGGCGCTCGAGACGCTCTCCTCGCGCCCCCTGGTTCCCTACAACCGGGACCGGGACTTCGGCGAGAACAAGCGCCTGGTGCCGGGCGCTCCCGTCTACTCGCCCTTCATCCGCCACTAG
- the dnaJ gene encoding molecular chaperone DnaJ: MAKQDYYETLGVARDADAAALKKAYRALAMKYHPDRNPDDTSAEQRFKEVSEAYEVLKDKDKRAAYDRYGHAAFDGAAGPRGAGGFDFNFASGFADIFDEMFGDFAGGRRGRNSGRGADLRYNMEVSLEEAFHGKSAQIRVPTSVTCGSCSGSGAEGGAQPVACGTCQGHGRVRAQQGFFTIERTCPACHGVGRVIDKPCGDCNGAGRVHKEKTLQVNIPAGVEDGTRIRLASEGEAGLRGAAPGDLYIFLSVAPHRIFQRDGADIQCRVPIPMTTAALGGSIEVPSIDGGKARISIPGGAQNGQRFRLKSKGMSVLNTKTRGDMYVEVGVETPVNLTKRQKELLEEFEKEGKGKKTSPESEGFFSRVKEFWEDLTE; the protein is encoded by the coding sequence ATGGCCAAGCAGGATTACTACGAAACCCTCGGGGTGGCGCGGGACGCCGACGCAGCCGCGCTGAAAAAGGCCTATCGCGCCCTGGCGATGAAGTACCATCCGGACCGCAACCCGGATGACACCTCGGCGGAGCAGCGTTTCAAGGAAGTCAGCGAAGCCTACGAGGTCCTCAAGGACAAGGACAAACGCGCGGCCTACGACCGTTACGGCCACGCCGCCTTCGACGGCGCCGCCGGGCCGCGCGGCGCGGGCGGCTTCGACTTCAATTTCGCCAGCGGCTTCGCCGACATCTTCGACGAGATGTTCGGCGACTTCGCGGGCGGTCGCCGCGGCCGGAACTCGGGCCGGGGCGCCGATCTGCGCTACAACATGGAAGTCTCGCTGGAAGAGGCCTTCCACGGCAAGAGCGCCCAGATTCGCGTGCCGACCAGCGTGACCTGCGGCAGCTGCAGCGGCAGCGGCGCCGAGGGCGGCGCCCAGCCGGTCGCCTGCGGCACCTGCCAGGGCCACGGCCGCGTCCGGGCCCAGCAGGGCTTCTTCACCATCGAGCGGACCTGCCCGGCCTGCCACGGCGTCGGCCGGGTGATCGACAAGCCTTGCGGCGACTGCAACGGCGCGGGCCGGGTCCACAAGGAGAAGACCCTCCAGGTCAACATTCCCGCCGGCGTCGAGGACGGCACTCGGATCCGCCTGGCTTCGGAAGGCGAGGCGGGCCTGCGCGGCGCCGCGCCCGGCGACCTCTACATCTTCCTCTCGGTCGCGCCGCACCGCATCTTCCAGCGCGACGGCGCCGACATCCAGTGCCGCGTGCCGATCCCCATGACCACCGCCGCGCTCGGCGGCTCGATCGAGGTGCCCTCGATCGACGGCGGCAAGGCGCGCATCTCGATTCCCGGCGGCGCCCAGAACGGGCAGCGCTTCCGGCTCAAGAGCAAGGGCATGTCGGTGCTGAACACAAAGACCCGTGGCGACATGTACGTCGAGGTCGGCGTCGAGACCCCGGTCAACCTGACCAAACGCCAGAAGGAGCTGCTCGAGGAGTTCGAGAAGGAGGGCAAGGGCAAGAAGACCAGCCCCGAATCCGAAGGCTTCTTCTCCCGCGTCAAGGAGTTCTGGGAAGACCTGACGGAGTGA
- a CDS encoding TIGR02466 family protein, whose product MTGRSDEGGFRSLWPTIFVERTLPGHEAANQVLAELVQRLDRDRAQMTTDYLAGNFFAQEHPAVQWLKGCIDKTAIDYFKHLGIGYPINWTVQGWANVNRLGDYHDAHNHPHAYLSGTYYVSMPEGPAEVGSRSDLRPGCITFYDPRGAVNMTAIRQDPYIEAEYTLRPKAGTILLWPAFLHHFVHPNLTKQPRITISYNIVLKWSDDYLPAQGGLTASGQSRS is encoded by the coding sequence ATGACGGGAAGGAGCGACGAAGGCGGCTTCCGCAGCCTCTGGCCGACGATCTTCGTGGAACGGACCCTGCCCGGCCACGAGGCGGCCAACCAGGTCCTGGCCGAGCTGGTCCAGCGGCTGGACCGGGACCGGGCCCAGATGACCACGGACTATCTGGCGGGCAACTTCTTCGCCCAGGAGCACCCGGCGGTCCAGTGGCTGAAGGGCTGCATCGACAAGACCGCGATCGACTACTTCAAGCACCTGGGCATCGGCTACCCGATCAACTGGACGGTCCAGGGCTGGGCCAACGTCAACCGCCTGGGCGACTACCACGACGCCCACAACCACCCCCACGCCTACCTCAGCGGCACCTACTACGTCAGCATGCCCGAGGGACCGGCGGAGGTCGGGTCACGCAGCGACCTGCGCCCCGGCTGCATCACCTTCTACGACCCGCGGGGCGCGGTGAACATGACCGCGATCCGCCAGGACCCCTACATCGAGGCCGAGTACACGCTGAGGCCCAAGGCCGGCACGATTCTCCTGTGGCCGGCCTTCCTGCACCACTTCGTGCACCCCAACCTGACCAAACAGCCCCGGATCACGATCAGCTACAACATCGTGCTCAAGTGGTCAGACGACTACCTGCCGGCGCAGGGGGGCTTGACCGCGTCCGGCCAGAGCAGATCGTGA